One Deltaproteobacteria bacterium genomic window, TTGCCTTTTTCATCAATTCTCAAATAATAGGTACCGACAAGGCCAATATTCCTGTGGCGATCCAGAAAATCCACCTCCTTTTCCAACCTCTCGGGAAGAGCAATGTCATCGGCATCCATCCGCGCTACATACTCGCTCCGGATCATCTCGATCCCCCTGTTCAGTGACCGGGTGAGCCCGAGATTCATCTCATTCTCCACGACCCTGATTCTTCTGTCACGGTAACCCTGCAGGATACTTCCCGTGCCGTCCGTTGAGCCATCGTTGACGATGAAGAACAAAAAGTCCTCAAAGGTCTGATTCAGGATGCTCTCAACGGCCTCCCGCAAATACCGTTCCCCGTTGTAGACGGACATGAGTAAGGTAACTTTTGTGTTCTCCATGATTGTTGCACCGAGTTATTCCTGAAAATTTCAGAACGCCAACCTCGCTATTTTCTTTATCCCTCTCGCAAAAAGAGACAATAATCTGGAAGCGGCCATGTCATCGATTTTTTGCATCATTTTTTTCTTTTGCAACTCAATCAAAAGTTTTTTGTCAAAATCCGTCCTTTCCTTGAAATCGTAATCCACAAAATTCTTACTGTCTCTGCCATAAAAATATTCCGCTCTCACATCGTAACCGGGAAGATAGAGGAGCCCTATATCATCTTTGTGCTCGTAAAGGTTATTTTCCAGGATATGCCTATACAGGGGGCTGTTTGGAATCCCGACAAAAACACCGAAACTGTACGAGTAGGGCTTCAAATCGTCAATCAGCTTCTTCGTTAGGAGGAAATCTTCATATGTCTCTCCCGGGACTCCCGTGATGAGGCTGCAATAAGCCCGGATATTGTATTTAGTTGCAAGGCATACCGCTTTCTCAATCTGCTCGATCGTTATCTTTTTGTTCAACATATCAAGAATCCTCTGGCTTCCGCTTTCAACCCCGAGATATACGGCTCCGCATCCCGAACGGCTCATCTCCTCAACCAAGCCCTCATCCGTGAGAGTGTCTACTCGTGTTTCGCAGGCCCAGGAAATATCGATGTTCTTCTTCCTTAATTTGCTGCAGAAATCTGAGACTCTCTTCCCGTCTAACGTAAAGTTATCTTCTCTGAAATAGATACCTCTCGCTCCGTATTCCCTTACCAAGTATTCGATTTCTTCAACAATTCTCAAGGCGCTAAAGGAGGTATAACGTCGCCCCCAGATCGAGCACACAGAGCAGAAGTTGCAGTCGAAAGGACAACCTCTGCTCGTGTTCATGGTGAACACCGGTTGCACATCCATCCACGGGCATGTGTAATCATAGGGAAGTCCATTGAATATGTCCCACGGCTGAAATGGGAGGTGATCCAATTCTTTCAGCGACTCTTTTCTAACAACCCTCTCCCTCTCTTCCCCCGTGATAACATCCAGAATTACCTTTTCTCCTTCCCCTTGAACCACGTGATCCACAAATTCCGGTATCGTTTCCGGGGCGACACTCGCATGGGGTCCCCCCACAATGATTTTCCCTCTCCACTCGCCCCTTTCCCGTAGTTTCTCGAGCGAATGAGCCATTCTGAGCGTGTCACGGAAACAAATTGTGTTTGCGTGTATCGCCACGATATCAATATCTTTCTGTTTCATGAACCCTGATTCGAT contains:
- a CDS encoding radical SAM protein, which codes for MSIVRNAGHKVFFIDNYLRPTDFIESGFMKQKDIDIVAIHANTICFRDTLRMAHSLEKLRERGEWRGKIIVGGPHASVAPETIPEFVDHVVQGEGEKVILDVITGEERERVVRKESLKELDHLPFQPWDIFNGLPYDYTCPWMDVQPVFTMNTSRGCPFDCNFCSVCSIWGRRYTSFSALRIVEEIEYLVREYGARGIYFREDNFTLDGKRVSDFCSKLRKKNIDISWACETRVDTLTDEGLVEEMSRSGCGAVYLGVESGSQRILDMLNKKITIEQIEKAVCLATKYNIRAYCSLITGVPGETYEDFLLTKKLIDDLKPYSYSFGVFVGIPNSPLYRHILENNLYEHKDDIGLLYLPGYDVRAEYFYGRDSKNFVDYDFKERTDFDKKLLIELQKKKMMQKIDDMAASRLLSLFARGIKKIARLAF